TTCAATATCTTCACATCAACACGTTTTGAGTTGAGAGCAGGGACAAAAAGTAAAGGGATCTAGATAGACATCGAAAACCaaatagttttggaatttgggGGTTGCTTTTTTGATGattgaataaaatacaatACTACTATGTAatgttattttattcaaatttttgaaataaaattattagttttgaacgaaatttgttttcaggaGCAAGCAGCTCGTCGTTTCGACAACAAGACTCATGCATGGGTACCAGATGCAGCTGAGGGGTTCGTGACTGCTGCAGTTGCAGTTCAAGAAGGCGACAATCTGACATTCACCATGCCAGATGGTACACCAAAGAAGCTCACCAGAGCTGAAGTTCAGGAGATTAATCCGGCGAAATTCGAGAAAACCGAGGACATGAGCAATCTGACATTCTTAAATGAAGCATCTGTTCTTCATAACTTGAGACAAAGATATTATTCCATGATGATTTATGTgagttttgaagattttcagaagtgttgaaatcaattttagaatttttaataatacaaaattttatttaaaagaaaagaaaagttgTAACGCTTCATTTCATCTTTATAGATGTCAGTGTTCAATTTAAGATCAGGAAATTTAACCTAAttatgtaaaattgaaaaaaatgaacattttaatttctagacTTATTCGGGACTTTTCTGTGTGTTCATCAATCCCTACAAGATGCTTCCAATTTACACGGATTCCGTTGCCAGTATGTATGTGAACAAGCGTCGTGCGGAAATGCCACCTCACTTGTTTGCTGTCTCTGATGAGGCTTTCAGAAATATGATGTCTGGTTAGTTATAGCTGAAAATCAGGgggaaaaaatgacaaaacttGTTGCCCCCACGCAGGATTGAACTACGGACCTTTGGTTTACAAGACCAACGCTCTACCACTGAGCTATAAGGGCACGGTTAAGCATATATTTTCGCTATTGAAAAGAAATATATTTCACAGTAGAGACTGGTGGTGTGTACGTTTGTTTATTCAACCATTCACAGTGTACTGGGGGGAATCACTAGAGGAGTGTGATATTAGAATGTATAGAATGaccagaaaaatatttgtttttttattaatagaCATTATATGAGCGTTTGAGTTGCcaaaatcttgtttttgagTTGTAGAACCTTGACTTCACAGTTAATTTGAACGAACTCTCGATCTTGATGTGTTCATGGTGCACTGAGACTGAGACATTTCACTGTGTATTCTAAATCACTTGAATTTTCCGATAACTAGACTCCAGTTTTCCAGACAAGGAAAATCAATCTATGCTTATCACCGGAGAGTCTGGAGCCGGAAAAACTGAGAAtaccaaaaaagttattgCATACTTTGCAATGATCGGATCCGGAAACAAGGATCAGAAATCGGTAATTTCACTAAAATCTCAGAATACTTTACAGAAGCATTTAATTTATAGGAATCATCATTGGAAAATCAGGTGGTTCAAGCTAATCCAGCTATTGAAGCATTTGGAAATGGAGCAACTACCAGGTTGgtaattggctgagtagcgactctatcaaaattcatttcagaAACTACAACTCTTCCCGTTACGGAAAATTCATTAGAATTCATTTTGATAGAAAGGGAAAATTGGTTGGAGGAGATATTGAGCATTGTGAGTTTCAAAATATAGTAATTTAGATTTGATAAGCAGGAAAGTAGTTCGAAGCTTTTATgctatatttttctgaaacatcaataaaaaattgcagatcTTCTCGAAAAATCTCGCGTGATCAAACAAGCTCCCGGAGAGCGTTCCTATCACATTTTCTATCAAATCATGACTCAGAAGGCGTTGAGAGGTATTTCAATTTgcgaaacaatttgaaaagggagcataattttcagagagatACGGATTGAGTGACAACATTCGTGACTACAAATTTGTATCACAAGCCGAGATTACTGTCCCAGGAATGAATGATACCGAGGAGTGGCAAATCACTGATGTAAGAAATCTACAGAGTACGACAAATATTAATGAGATTTTCCTTAAATAGGAATAAAGCTAAAATAGGCTCAAGATTGTCTGAGAGTGCCCTCCatgggaaattttattttgcaggGAGCATTCAACGTGATGGGCTTCTCGGAACGCGAGAAGGATGATCTTTACAAACTGTGCTCCGCCATTATGCACATTGGAAACTCGACATTTAAGCAAAAGCCAAGAGACGAACAAGCTGAGGTAGATGATATGACGAGTAGGTTTATATAGactgaaatgcaaaaaaaaattggaccTTCTCAGGTCCAACTGCCGCTTGTAAACTATTTGGAATTAATACTGATCAATTCTTGAACGCTTTGACGAGACCAAGAATAAAGGTTGGAATGGAGTGGGTCAACAAGGGGCAGAATGTCCAACAGGTGAGAAAtatatttctttaatttaaagcgcaaatttcattattttaggtcGACTGGGCAGTTGGAGCATTGTCCAAAGCAATCTACGCTAGAATGTTCAATTGGCTCATCAAAAGAGTTAACAAGACACTTCAAGCTAATTCAGATGAAATGGTTTATTATATTGGAGTACTTGATATTGCTggattcgaaattttcgatgtaaactcttgttttttttttgttgaaaatttgcaaattccTCCAACTTTCAGCGCAACTCTTTTGAGCAGCTGTGGATCAACTTTGTAAATGAGAAGcttcagcaatttttcaatcatcaCATGTTTGTTTTGGAGCAAGAAGAATATCAAAGAGAGGGCATTGAATGgacttttattgattttggaCTCGATTTGCAGTCCTGTATTGAGTTGATTGAGAAGgtgtgaaaaaatgttaagatGACTATATGTGCAACGATTTATCAAGCAGTTTGCGCTTTTAATAGATTCAGCCAGTAATTTgcctaatttttgagaaatcttcAGATGATGTTCTGAATGTTAATTAGTTTGATGAATCTATTTTTGAAAGCAGCATCgtacatatttttatttttaccaaattattctaaatttcagccTCTCGGTATTGTGTCAATGCTTGATGAGGAGTGCATTGTACCAAAAGCAAGTGACATGACATATGTAGACAAACTTCTAACTCAACATCTCGGAAAGCATCCAAACTTCCAAAAAGCCAAACCACCAAAGGGAAAACAAGCTGAAGCTCACTTCTCAATTATGCACTACGCTGGAACAGTTCGATACAATGCTGAACAGTGGTTGGATAAGAATAAGGATCCATTGAATGATTCGGCAGTTGCTATATTGAAGACAAGTGATAAGGAAGGTGTGCTTTATCAGTTATGGGAGGAATATCAAACAGATGTTGATAGAGAGGAAAGTGAGAAAAGAGGAAAAGCTCAGGCAAAGAAGAAGGGAAAATCTGCATCGTTCCTTACTGTTTCGACTATGTACAGAGAATCATTGACTTCTTTGATGACTATGCTTCACACAACACATCCTCATTTTATCAGGTTAGTATTCCGAAGTGGTGAAActtgctaattttttatttgttaattCTGAAAGACAATATTCTGaagaaagtcaaaaaaaaaaagaaactagaattttgtattttttacgACCACTGTGAAATTTCTAGCCAGCAGCAAATAGTGACACTTTTACCgttattcataaaaaatttcagatgtatCATTCCAAACGAGAAGAAGACATCTGGATTAATCGATGCTCCATTGGTTCTCAATCAGCTCACGTGCAACGGTGTGCTGgaaggaattcgaatttgcaGAAAAGGATTCCCCAATAGAATGATGTTCGCCGATTTCCGATTCAGATATGCTATCCTTGCAGCTGATGAAGCTTCTGATAAGGATGCGGCTAAGGTAGTGATATGATGCATATGGATTTCTAGTCTGGAATTTCAGGCTTCAAAGGCAATGCTCCGTAAGTTGAGCAAGAATAATCAGCTGAATGTGGATACTTTCAAAGTTGGAACCACGAAGGTATGTTGTACTTTTGAATGATATTTAGTTTCATAAAAAGATTTCTCAAAACATacgtttttgataaattagtTTTGCGAAATTCAGAactcaagtttttaaaaaatgttggcaCGACTAGCGCCCAATAGAGCCCGCTAGTTCCCCatccttttttgaatttacagtTTCCGTTTGATATACCAGAGAGGACAGTGTAAACTAGTTTTCATAGTTCTCACGGCGACTCCAATCACTATATaccaataaaaactgaaatttcaaaaaaaaaaaaagaaaacccaAGAAAAGGAAAGTGAATAAAATTCACTGTAATACCTACCAATGCTAAGAGATTTTGAtcccaattatttttgaaatttcagtttcggcTCGATATACCAATGAGAGAGCACAGTGTAAACTAGTTTTCATAGTTCTCACGGCGACTCCAATCACTATATaccaataaaaactgaaatttcaaaaaaaaaaggaaacccAAGAAAAGGAAAGTGAATAAAATTCACTGTAATACCTACCAATGCTAAGAGATTTTGAtcccaattatttttgaaatttcagtttcggcTCGATATACCAATGAGAGAGCACAGTGTAAACTAGTTTTCATAGTTCTCACGGCGACTCCAACCACTATATACCaataaaaaaccgaaatttcaaaaaaaaaacgaaacccAAGACAAGGaaagtaaataaaatttaatgtaaTGCCAACCGATGACAAGCGATTTCGatcccatttttcaaaagaaacataATAACTACCGACCACACGGtgaaaaacaagcaaaaaaacaaatgattcTCTCTTAGCCAGCTGACACTACTCTAAATTATCATTGACTTTTCTCCAATCTGGCTCGTGTCCTTCAACCAGGTCCTTcgcaacaagaaaaaatctcaaagcGGCAATCAAGCAATACTCAGAATCTTTGCCAGCTGGACTCTACAGGCATGATGGATGATATAACTAAATCCTAGTTTGATTTTCTTCGATAcataattcattgaaaaataggtCAGAACTTTCCCGCCAAGCTAATACCCATGAGAGAGCAGtgtaaactaattttcaaagttctcaCGGCGACTCCAATCACTATATAccaataaaaaactgaaatttcaaaaaaaaggaaacccAAGAAAAGGAAAGTGAATAAAATTCACTGTAATACCTACCAATGCTAAGAGATTTTGAtcccaattatttttgaaatttcagtttcggcTCGATATACCAATGAGAGAGCACAGTGTAAACTAGTTTTCATAGTTCTCACGGCGACTCCAATCACTATATAccaataaaaaactgaaatttcaaaaaaaggaaaccCAAGAAAAGGAAAGTGAATAAAATTCACTGTAATACCTACCAATGCCAAGAGATTTTGAtcccaattatttttgaaatttcagtttcggcTCGATATACCAATGAGAGAGCACAGTGTAAACTAGTTTTCATAGTTCTCACGGCGACTCCAATCACTATATAccaataaaaaactgaaatttcaaaaaaaaaggaaacccAAGAAAAGGAAAGTGAATAAAATTCACTGTAATACCTACCAATGCCAAGAGATTTTGAtcccaattatttttgaaatttcagtttcggcTCGATATACCATTGAGAGAGCACAGTGTAAACTAGTTTTCATAGTTCTCACGGCGACTCCAATCACTATATAccaataaaaaactgaaatttcaaaaaaaaaggaaacccAAGAAAAGGAAAGTGAATAAAATTCACTGTAATACCTACCAATGCCAAGAGATTTTGAtcccaattatttttgaaatttcagtttcggcTCGATATACCAATGAGAGAGCACAGTGTAAACTAGTTTTCATAGTTCTCACGGCGACTCCAACCACTATATACCaataaaaaaccgaaatttcaaaaaaaaaacgaaacccAAGACAAGGaaagtaaataaaatttaatgtaaTGCCAACCGATGACAAGCGATTTCGatcccatttttcaaaagaaacataATAACTACCGACCACACGGtgaaaaacaagcaaaaaaacaaatgattcTCTCTTAGCCAGCTGACACTACTCTAAATTATCATTGACTTTTCTCCAATCTGGCTCGTGTCCTTCAACCAGGTCCTTcgcaacaagaaaaaatctcaaagcGGCAATCAAGCAATACTCAGAATCTTTGCCAGCTGGACTCTACAGGCATGATGGATAATATAACTAAATCCTAGTTTGATTTTCTTCGATAcataattcattgaaaaataggtCAGAACTTTCCCGCCAAGCTAATACCCATGAGAGAGCAGTGTAAACTAGTTTTCATAGTTCTCACGGCGACTCCAATCACTATATAccaataaaaaactgaaatttcaaaaaaaaaggaaacccAAGAAAAGGAAAGTGAATAAAATTCACTGTAATACCTACCAATGCCAAGAGATTTTGAtcccaattatttttgaaatttcagtttcggcTCGATATACCATTGAGAGAGCACAGTGTAAACTAGTTTTCATAGTTCTCACGGCGACTCCAATCACTATATACCAATAAAAAactgacatttcaaaaaaaaggaaattcaagaaaaggAAAGTGAATAAAATTCACTGTAATACCTACCAATGCTAAGAGATTTTGAtcccaattatttttgaaatttcagtttcggcTCGATATACCAATGAGAGAGCACAGTGTAAACTAGTTTTCATAGTTCTCACGGCGACTCCAATCACTATATACCAATAAAAactgacatttcaaaaaaaaaacgaaacccAAGACAAGGaaagtgaataaaatttaatgtaaTGCCAACCGATAACAAGCGATTTCGatcccatttttcaaaagaaacataAAAACTACCGACCACACGGtgaaaaacaagcaaaaaaacaaatgattcTCTCTTAGCCAGCTGACACTACTCTAAATTATCATTGACTTTTCTCCAATCTGGCTCGTGTCCTTCAACCAGGTCCTTcgcaacaagaaaaaatctcaaagcGGCAATCAAGCAATACTCAGAATCTTTGCCAGCTGGACTCTACAGGCATGATGGATGATATAACTAAATCCTAGTTTGATTTTCTTCGATAcataattcattgaaaaataggtCAGAACTTTCCCGCCAAGCTAATACCCATGAGAGAGCAGtgtaaactaattttcaaagttctgaCGGCGACTCCAATCACTCTACACCAATATAAAActgtcatttcaaaaaaaaaagacacatattttttccaacataATAACGCCCGACCACGTGTTGAAAAACAAGTGAAGGTGGAACTGGCAAAATATGAATGGATGAATCTCCGTCAGCCACCGTATTCTCCTGACACTGCTCCAAATTAATTCTTGGCTTTCTCCGATCGGCCACTCGAATGAGTGTCGAGCCTCGAGAACCACTATCGGAATACCCCTCGAGCACAAATATCCAGCTCTTGTCGACGTAGAACGATGATGTCACCAGTACGAAACTTCAACCGAAGTTTCATCATGTCTGGAGGTTCTTCTACTTGCAAGCTTGTGAGCGGAGGTGCTGATAAACTCATCTTCAAGTTCAAGTCATTCAACAACAACTTCGCACCAGCCCCAGCTGATGCTACTGATGCTCGTGCTCAATCATGGAAGTTGTGAGCATGGGGTTAAAACCTAATGTAAGGGCCAGGATAAACtagttggaaaaaaacgaaaagaatgTGAATAAATCAcaaagaaattatgaaatataGAACAATATTTCACAATAGCGTGCTTTCATAGAAGGCCAGCAGGCGCGCGAAGGCAGGCGAAGGTCGCCGCAAGGCGGGCGAGGCAGGCGTTTATGCGCCTGCATGGAGCTCGACTTCAATCCAAAATCCGTCGTTTCCTCCTGTTGAACTGCTCACGGAGCCACCCTTCCAAAAAAACGTCCAAATTGTTGCATTGTGTGTGACAGTCCCGAGttgctaaaatttcagatacttATTAAAATGCTCCGAAATATCTTTAAATTGACCTTCAAAGCACGAAAAACAGAACTCTCTTCCGAGCCAAGCGAGCCGAGATTCCAGGGATCTTCTCGGGACTTTCAATGAATAGAGTTCTCTTCGGACCACATCGACAACAGTCGGACATGAGTCGGACAGTCGGAATTACTGGCAAGAAGGTGgtcactgaaaataaatgaaatgtCTGTCGCAATATGTGAGAAGAAACAAAGACATGTTTGCAACTTTGCGgagctacaaaaaattatttcgataaaaagttttcaagcatGGAAAAGAAAGGTGCAGAAAATATGGAAAGAGAGAAGACAACGAGGatttgaaagcaaaaaaacaattttaaaaaaactctgCACCGCAAGAATTATCGAACGGTTTCCAGACAACACTCTATtgtgagagacgcagaaggAGGGAGGAAGAGGACCATGTTGCGCAGTGATCGCATCACCGCGGGCACTGTGCCAAGTATCATTCAGGATGACGGTCTGTGCATGTAGGTTAGACGACAAGAGTCAAAAACAATGCAGGAGACGTttgtttttgtagatcacgcgtagatcaaaataaaaaagcaaCAGAAACACAACACTGTAttgtgagagacgcagagggAGGGAGGAAGAGAACCATGTTGCGCAGTGGTCGCAACACCGCGGGCACTGTGCCAAGTATCATTCCGGATGACGGTCTGTGTATGTAGGTTAGACGACAAGAGTCAAAAACAATGTAGGAGACGTTTGTTTTTGTAGATCCCGCGTAGATTACAATGAGTTTGTAGATCACAATAAGAAAGCGACAAAAATACAACACTATATTGTGAGAGACGCAAAGGGAGGGAGAAAGAGGACCATGTTGCGCAGTGATCACAACAGGCACTGCCAAGTATCACTCCGGATGAGggtctgtgtgtgtgtgtgtgtgtgtgtgtgtgttatTTTTGTTGTGGCTGCCTTGTCAAAGGAAGGGGAGGAGGATTTGCTAGTCACTGTTTCACCTTAAGAACCGTAAAAAACCATCTAATATTTCATTTCTGATcgagaaatttagaaatgaaaGTGATCGAAATCTTCTCAGAAATCGAGTGAGAGAGAGAAGCTTTTGACGTCGAACaaatctttttaattttgcgaaaattgaatgatgccctacattttggaaagtggctcactttttatcaaaatagtttcgaaaaatcggTACTTCGATTCTTGTTCCTGT
The nucleotide sequence above comes from Caenorhabditis elegans chromosome III. Encoded proteins:
- the myo-6 gene encoding Myosin motor domain-containing protein (Confirmed by transcript evidence); protein product: MANIDYMMDPGWKYLRQAQDEALKEQAARRFDNKTHAWVPDAAEGFVTAAVAVQEGDNLTFTMPDGTPKKLTRAEVQEINPAKFEKTEDMSNLTFLNEASVLHNLRQRYYSMMIYTYSGLFCVFINPYKMLPIYTDSVASMYVNKRRAEMPPHLFAVSDEAFRNMMSDKENQSMLITGESGAGKTENTKKVIAYFAMIGSGNKDQKSESSLENQVVQANPAIEAFGNGATTRNYNSSRYGKFIRIHFDRKGKLVGGDIEHYLLEKSRVIKQAPGERSYHIFYQIMTQKALRERYGLSDNIRDYKFVSQAEITVPGMNDTEEWQITDGAFNVMGFSEREKDDLYKLCSAIMHIGNSTFKQKPRDEQAEVDDMTSPTAACKLFGINTDQFLNALTRPRIKVGMEWVNKGQNVQQVDWAVGALSKAIYARMFNWLIKRVNKTLQANSDEMVYYIGVLDIAGFEIFDRNSFEQLWINFVNEKLQQFFNHHMFVLEQEEYQREGIEWTFIDFGLDLQSCIELIEKPLGIVSMLDEECIVPKASDMTYVDKLLTQHLGKHPNFQKAKPPKGKQAEAHFSIMHYAGTVRYNAEQWLDKNKDPLNDSAVAILKTSDKEGVLYQLWEEYQTDVDREESEKRGKAQAKKKGKSASFLTVSTMYRESLTSLMTMLHTTHPHFIRCIIPNEKKTSGLIDAPLVLNQLTCNGVLEGIRICRKGFPNRMMFADFRFRYAILAADEASDKDAAKASKAMLRKLSKNNQLNVDTFKVGTTKVFFRAGMLARLEELRDEALSAVILKFQCSLRHYLAQLEYKRRLDREDAYPIIQENIRAWIKLRSWPWYRLFSRLKPMLKGMKSNAEIEALEKKCKELEENHKREEEARKKYADELRAKIDQYEETKAAHERDRMLLDKRNKEIEELNRNLKAESESNYENAKKASELERLREKEKKEWDEKERRMQMEAENEANQHKTQTEKLKDQISTLQTDFEKVSAQRKAQEQMNAELVDEVASFKQKAERAEEQKKKLVEDLDSLDDKLAAEKRANNEHVKHNKKLEGQLKATQTQLTLALKEKHEFDVDCKRRESEIGELKLKAQGDANLISKLQAMLRKCISRIEELEEDLLEERKLRMKAERQFNELRSEYEVLQEQMAEASGQLTAEAHINKVRAEEVSNLRRDLQKRNLNHEAYISDLCNMQYATVNNLRNLSQQSATLESEALRILDHRRALSKQPLPRVYVEDPDSDSD